One genomic segment of Bradyrhizobium prioriisuperbiae includes these proteins:
- a CDS encoding IS110 family transposase — protein MTDHSEAFVAFDTSKLRNSVRIAQGGRNGEVRFFGDIENTEAATRKLVKKLAAQHRQLTFCYEAGPTGYGLYRLIRSLGHDCVVVAPSLIPKKPGDRVKTNRRDALNLAKLLRAGELTAVWVPDERHEAMRDLVRGREAAVDDLKSKRQQVLSLLLRIGRHYPGKRTWTRAHMNWLVSQKLAHREQRIVFEEMLLAVRQIRAAIRQISCNGGGEATAGEFPITPCSRSVDRRARVDDGQPRTKSRNCESEPAHQSLITDVFRLRLHPCTIITPITPAEIAWSRVRMQNTLDEGHQSVFRLIDCFCASA, from the coding sequence GTGACGGATCATAGCGAAGCTTTTGTGGCTTTCGATACGTCGAAGCTGCGCAATTCAGTGCGAATTGCACAAGGTGGGCGGAACGGCGAGGTACGCTTTTTCGGCGACATTGAGAACACCGAGGCGGCGACGCGCAAACTGGTGAAGAAGCTTGCCGCGCAGCATCGGCAATTGACGTTCTGTTATGAGGCCGGCCCAACCGGGTACGGGCTGTACCGGTTGATCAGGAGTCTCGGCCACGATTGTGTGGTGGTGGCTCCGTCGCTGATCCCGAAGAAGCCGGGCGATCGGGTGAAGACCAACCGGCGCGATGCGCTCAATCTGGCCAAACTGTTGCGTGCGGGCGAACTGACGGCGGTCTGGGTTCCCGATGAGCGGCATGAGGCGATGCGGGACCTAGTGCGGGGGCGGGAGGCGGCGGTCGATGACCTCAAATCCAAACGGCAGCAGGTGTTGTCGCTGCTGCTGCGGATCGGACGGCATTATCCGGGCAAACGAACCTGGACCAGAGCCCATATGAACTGGCTGGTGAGCCAGAAGCTCGCACACCGCGAGCAGCGTATCGTCTTCGAGGAGATGCTGCTGGCCGTGCGGCAGATCCGGGCTGCAATCCGGCAGATATCGTGTAACGGCGGAGGCGAAGCCACGGCAGGGGAATTCCCGATTACGCCTTGTAGCCGATCAGTTGATCGACGCGCGCGCGTAGACGACGGACAGCCCCGGACGAAATCTCGGAACTGCGAATCAGAACCCGCGCATCAGAGCTTAATCACCGACGTCTTCAGGCTTCGCCTCCACCCTTGCACGATCATCACTCCCATCACTCCAGCGGAAATCGCATGGAGCCGAGTTCGCATGCAAAATACGCTTGACGAAGGACATCAGAGCGTATTCCGTCTGATCGATTGCTTTTGTGCTTCAGCCTAA
- a CDS encoding IlvD/Edd family dehydratase: MTKGLRKGLTSYGDAGFSLFLRKAFIKAMGYSDDALERPIVGITNTYSDYNPCHGNVPVLVEAVKRGVMLAGAMPMVFPTISIHESFAHPTSMYLRNLMAMDTEEMIRAQPMDSVVVIGGCDKTLPAQIMAAVSADLPTVVLPVGPMVVGHHKGEVLGACTDCRRLWSAHRAGELDEEEIAAVNGRLAPSVGTCMVMGTASTMACITETLGLSLPMSATIPAPHAERVRCAEASGKRAAEMAVTGGPKPSELLTPSAFRNAQVVLQAIGGSTNGLIHLTAIANRTTHRVDLDAFDKLGREVPVLVDLKPSGAHYMEHFHHAGGVPKLMKQLGDLLDLDAKTVAGGTLRDIVRDAEEVPNQDAIRPRSTPIKPEGAMAILHGNLAPRGAVIKHSAASERLLQHTGRAVVFESVEDLTARIDDPNLDVTADDVLVLRNAGPKGAPGMPEAGYLPIPKKIGSQGVKDMVRISDARMSGTAFGTIVLHITPESADGGPLALVKSGDRIKLDVPARSIELLVDDAELAKRREALAKLPPAKTPKRGYAKLFTEAILQADEGCDFDFMAGTDE, from the coding sequence ATGACCAAGGGTCTACGAAAAGGGCTGACCAGCTACGGAGACGCCGGGTTCTCGCTGTTCCTGCGCAAGGCCTTCATCAAGGCGATGGGCTATTCCGACGACGCGCTGGAGCGGCCGATCGTCGGCATCACCAACACCTACAGCGACTACAACCCCTGCCACGGCAATGTGCCGGTGCTGGTGGAGGCGGTGAAGCGCGGCGTGATGCTGGCCGGCGCGATGCCGATGGTGTTTCCGACCATCTCGATTCACGAGAGTTTCGCACACCCGACCTCGATGTACCTGCGCAACCTGATGGCGATGGACACCGAGGAAATGATCCGCGCCCAGCCGATGGACTCCGTGGTCGTGATCGGCGGCTGCGACAAGACCTTGCCGGCGCAGATCATGGCCGCTGTCAGCGCCGATCTGCCCACGGTGGTGCTTCCGGTCGGACCGATGGTGGTGGGCCATCACAAGGGCGAAGTGCTCGGCGCCTGCACCGATTGCCGGCGTCTGTGGAGTGCGCATCGCGCGGGAGAGCTCGACGAGGAGGAGATCGCCGCGGTCAATGGACGTCTTGCGCCATCGGTCGGCACCTGCATGGTGATGGGCACCGCCAGCACCATGGCCTGCATCACCGAGACACTGGGCCTGTCGCTGCCCATGAGCGCGACCATTCCCGCGCCCCATGCCGAGCGCGTGCGCTGTGCTGAGGCCAGCGGCAAACGCGCCGCCGAGATGGCTGTGACAGGTGGTCCGAAGCCGAGCGAATTGCTGACGCCATCCGCGTTCCGCAATGCCCAGGTGGTGCTGCAGGCGATCGGCGGATCGACCAACGGCTTGATTCATTTGACTGCCATCGCCAATCGCACCACGCACCGCGTGGATCTCGACGCCTTCGACAAGCTCGGGCGCGAGGTGCCGGTGCTGGTGGACCTCAAGCCGTCCGGCGCGCATTACATGGAGCACTTCCATCACGCCGGCGGCGTTCCCAAGCTGATGAAGCAGCTCGGCGATCTGCTCGACCTCGACGCCAAGACAGTGGCCGGCGGCACGCTCCGCGACATCGTCAGGGACGCCGAGGAGGTGCCGAACCAGGACGCGATCCGTCCGCGCAGCACACCGATCAAGCCGGAAGGCGCGATGGCCATTTTGCACGGCAATCTCGCGCCGCGCGGCGCCGTCATCAAACATTCGGCGGCGAGCGAGAGGCTGCTGCAGCACACCGGCCGTGCCGTTGTGTTCGAATCCGTGGAAGACCTCACCGCGCGGATCGATGATCCGAATCTTGATGTCACCGCGGACGACGTGCTGGTACTGCGCAACGCCGGCCCGAAAGGCGCACCCGGCATGCCGGAAGCCGGCTATCTGCCGATCCCCAAGAAGATCGGCAGCCAGGGCGTCAAGGACATGGTGCGGATCTCCGACGCGCGCATGAGCGGCACCGCGTTCGGCACCATCGTGCTGCACATTACGCCTGAATCCGCCGACGGCGGCCCGCTGGCGCTGGTCAAGAGCGGCGATCGCATCAAGCTGGACGTTCCCGCACGCAGCATCGAATTGCTGGTCGACGACGCCGAACTGGCCAAGCGACGTGAAGCGCTGGCGAAGTTGCCGCCGGCGAAAACGCCGAAGCGTGGTTATGCCAAGCTGTTCACGGAAGCGATTTTGCAGGCGGACGAGGGATGTGACTTCGATTTCATGGCGGGGACGGACGAGTAG